One Malania oleifera isolate guangnan ecotype guangnan chromosome 9, ASM2987363v1, whole genome shotgun sequence DNA segment encodes these proteins:
- the LOC131164152 gene encoding uncharacterized protein LOC131164152, protein MAQNHQPVMEITIISARGLKKSSFSPYALFSRRLRPFLILTTGTVPPENSHKSSHVYKTRVDDGGGPNPTWGDKFNVPIEYSSPAFIYLQIFSKRLMAAPTQLGWCHIPAADVADGLHPDGAVRRLSYRLRASDGSRGHGVVNIAVRLVGQLPFPGQRPSGSDQTQFTAANQEGTVIGIPMIGSWRGAGSCL, encoded by the coding sequence ATGGCTCAGAATCACCAACCCGTCATGGAGATAACGATAATATCAGCGCGAGGTTTGAAGAAAAGCAGCTTCTCGCCCTACGCCCTCTTCTCCCGCCGTCTGCGGCCCTTTCTCATTCTCACCACCGGCACCGTCCCGCCGGAGAACAGCCACAAAAGCAGCCACGTGTACAAAACGAGGGTGGACGACGGCGGCGGCCCCAACCCCACGTGGGGTGACAAGTTCAACGTCCCCATAGAATACTCCTCCCCCGCCTTCATTTATCTCCAAATCTTCTCCAAACGTCTAATGGCGGCTCCCACCCAACTTGGCTGGTGTCACATTCCGGCCGCCGACGTAGCCGACGGCCTCCACCCAGATGGCGCTGTTCGCCGCCTCAGTTACCGGCTTCGGGCTTCGGACGGCTCCAGAGGTCACGGCGTTGTCAACATCGCGGTTAGGCTGGTGGGTCAGCTCCCATTTCCCGGTCAAAGGCCGTCGGGTTCGGACCAGACGCAGTTCACGGCGGCTAACCAGGAGGGGACGGTGATCGGCATTCCGATGATTGGGTCGTGGCGAGGTGCTGGGTCTTGTTTGTGA